The genomic window AACTAGATAAACTAAAAAACAATATTACTGCCGCCGGTTCAAAGTTAAAGTTGTTCTTAAACGATTATAATCAAACTTTGAAAACTTTAATCATTACTGCATACTAGTAACCTTGCAACTGCAATGCACACTTTTAATTGGGTACTCCTCCATGTTGTAGGAAGGTACgataaggccatctccaagagaGTCCTTAAATCTGCCTTTTCCAGTACTACAGTACTTTGCGatctactgtagcactggaaattcATTTCATCCTctatctagtgctacagtgctgctacagtagaaaaataagggatactgtaatagtgataggggatgctgtaataatgttttgagaataaaaatttgagatagctgttggagatggtctaagtcGATAACTGATAAGAAATCAAATGAGCCAAGATTGTTGTTTTcaaaccaagaaatgaaatcccGGGTGTAGTCCTGTAGACAGTGCCCTTTGCATTGGTGCATGAGTGAGTGCATGACACTGTGACAGAGTGTTACTCCATCCTGTTCGCAAGCTGCAGTCATGTAACTCTCGAAGAAAAACAAAGTTGCGGTGATGTACATCCCCTCCTTGGCCTGGCTCAGAAAGCCAGGATGCATCTACCCGGCCGGCGAGCCCCACCGGCGTTGCGCGCGTACCTCTGCTACCTATATATATTACTCCTAGGTCTCTATCGAGACAAGCACCCCCTCCTTACTTAACACCAACTGGTACCTTGTCTTGTGGTTCTTCCTCCTTGGTCCAGTTCCTCCCTGTCCTTGCACTACACACGTCCGTCccgtctcctctcctctccggccccttctccccccccccccccccggctgcCTCTAAATCACCTCGCACTTGGCAAGGATAGATAAAGGCGTAGCAGCAGCTGATCCGCTCGGGAGCGCAGGCAAAGCATGGAGCAATACGAcgaccagcagcagcagcagctctttCCTTCCTCATACGTGGACTCCTCTTTCGTTGTGGCCAACGGTGCGTAGTGCGTCCGCGCGCCATTTGTGCATTTCTAGCTAGCTGCTTAGTTCTATGCGCATGCAACAGTAGTTTTCGGTGCCAGGGCATGCATGTAATTGGTATTCTTTGTGTTCGTATATGTGTGCAGGCGCGGCGCAGGGGGACAGGCCGAGAGCGCAgcgcaggaggaggcgggcCGCGAGGTGCGGCGCCGACGGCGGCGAAATGGACGGGGGAGGGGACCCCAAGAAGCGGCGGCTGAGTGACGAGCAGGTGGAGATGCTGGAGCTGAGCTTCCGGGAGGAGCGGAAGCTGGAGACCGGCCGGAAGGTGCACCTGGCTGCCGAGCTCGGTCTCGACCCGAAGCAGGTCGCCGTGTGGTTCCAGAACCGCCGCGCccgccacaagagcaagctgcTTGAGGAGGAGTTCGCCAAGCTCAAGCAGGCCCACGACGCAGCCATCCTTCACAAATGCCACCTCGAGAACGAGGTACGATTGTACGAACCCAAACATGGCGCGCTCATGTCCCACTTCAATTCCTGCCTGAACTCTTTTGTTCAAGTTCATGCATGGATTGATGTTGTTGGAGACTTGGAATACTGAGCATTCGTGGGAACATCCATGCATGGCAGGTGCTGAGGCTGAAGGAGAGGCTGGTGGTCACCGAGGACGAGCTGACGCGGCTCAGATCCGCGACGGGGAGCCACGCGGTCTCCGGTGATGGCAGAGACGCCATGGGCCGTGTCGTCTGCAGCGGGAGCCCGAGCTCGTCGTTCTCGACGGGCACATGCCAGCAGCcgggcgtcggcggcggcgatcaCCTGGGGGACGATGACCTGCTTTACGTTCCTGACTATGCCAACTCTGATAATACTTTGGTCGAGTGGTTTAGCCTGTATGGAATGATTTAAGCGATCAGTAATGGTATGTCGTCTTTAGATTCTAGCTAGTCAATAGTGTCATTTCTGTGCTGATTTAGAATTGTGCGTGTTAATTATGTACATAGATCAAGTTACTATAGTGGCAAAATATAGCCACCTAGTTAGCTAGTACTTGAATTTCAGATGTGTATTATCATTTCGTATTTTTGCTTGAGTACTAGTCTTAAATGGCTGATGGGCAAGTACTGCGCATGTGCTAGATGACAATCATCATGGCAAAATGGAGAGGTACATTTCAAAACAGAAGTTCAAATACATAAATTTGAGCTCCAGATTGAATGGAATCCACACTAATCTGGATTGAGAGAATGTAAATTGCAAAATACAAAACGCTTCACAGGTTATTGTGCTTGATTCACGGTTTTGGTCCTCGTACAAGAAACAAGATGTTAATGAAACAAATTGCATCATTAGCACAGATGCTATCATGCTAGATCTTTTTCCCTTAGATCTGATGATGAAAGCGTGACTATGACAGTCCTTGGAATATAGCTCGTTCACTTCAGTCACTAATTAAAGGATAATGACATATACCCTAGGGAATGCGTGCAGACATatcaattatattattatttaagtgttAAAAAGAGTTATCATATTTACTCTCAAGAtaacaaaattaccatattaataaaaaaaaagatttaggcCACTTAATGTTATGAACATCTATcgatctagattaaaccaaataatacctatcaaatataattaataaatagttaaatttggaattaaaaattatggaaaattaACAATTTGATTTTCATACTGTTTGGGatgcaaaatatctaaataaagagtccaaataaaataaaataaataataaatgaaattagggttaaaatagaaaaaaga from Phragmites australis chromosome 14, lpPhrAust1.1, whole genome shotgun sequence includes these protein-coding regions:
- the LOC133891351 gene encoding homeobox-leucine zipper protein HOX14-like codes for the protein MEQYDDQQQQQLFPSSYVDSSFVVANGAAQGDRPRAQRRRRRAARCGADGGEMDGGGDPKKRRLSDEQVEMLELSFREERKLETGRKVHLAAELGLDPKQVAVWFQNRRARHKSKLLEEEFAKLKQAHDAAILHKCHLENEVLRLKERLVVTEDELTRLRSATGSHAVSGDGRDAMGRVVCSGSPSSSFSTGTCQQPGVGGGDHLGDDDLLYVPDYANSDNTLVEWFSLYGMI